A window of Campylobacter pinnipediorum subsp. pinnipediorum contains these coding sequences:
- a CDS encoding oxidoreductase — MKNPYINNNQQVEQNGIDKAINHAAKDISFVPSNFNAAGFVKGLVLGGLAAYVLTNPKAQEYIFKAIIKGGSLINAGIEELKERFEDVKAELEAEE, encoded by the coding sequence ATGAAAAATCCATATATAAACAATAATCAACAAGTTGAGCAAAATGGTATAGACAAAGCCATAAATCATGCGGCTAAAGATATATCTTTTGTTCCTAGTAATTTTAATGCGGCAGGCTTTGTAAAGGGTCTTGTTTTGGGTGGCTTGGCAGCTTATGTGCTTACAAATCCTAAGGCTCAAGAGTATATTTTTAAGGCGATTATAAAAGGTGGCTCTTTAATAAATGCTGGCATCGAAGAGTTAAAAGAGCGATTTGAAGATGTTAAGGCTGAGCTTGAAGCAGAAGAATAA
- a CDS encoding HMA2 domain-containing protein: protein MDINTQDILKVVSYFKPISHTPGRLRVRVNPKIKELSNEIDVNNLDSIINRINGINNVKINKLIGSVTIEYDKMVFDKQIWDDLLNGNNIENISEKINNIAKEVYAG from the coding sequence ATGGATATAAATACACAAGATATACTAAAAGTTGTATCTTATTTTAAGCCTATTAGCCATACTCCTGGCAGGTTAAGAGTTAGAGTAAATCCTAAGATAAAAGAGCTTTCAAATGAGATTGATGTAAATAATTTAGATAGTATTATTAATAGAATTAATGGTATAAATAATGTTAAAATTAATAAACTAATAGGCTCTGTGACTATTGAGTATGACAAGATGGTTTTTGATAAACAAATTTGGGATGATTTGCTAAATGGAAATAATATAGAAAATATATCTGAAAAAATAAATAATATTGCAAAGGAAGTATATGCAGGATGA
- a CDS encoding Fur family transcriptional regulator — translation MDKFDKIYKSFSELLNDLNYKNSYIKEKILNILYVSNAHLNAVDIQNIFKKRYKEQISLTAIYSFLNFLTECNLVNVYNKNNIREYELNLSSHHDHLICEKCNKIITFFDKDIEKRQHIVSSNNKFNLIGHTMILYGICKECQNIKKY, via the coding sequence ATGGATAAATTTGACAAAATTTATAAAAGCTTTTCTGAATTGTTGAATGATTTAAATTATAAAAACTCATATATTAAAGAAAAAATTTTAAATATTTTATATGTCTCAAACGCTCATTTAAATGCAGTTGATATCCAAAATATTTTTAAAAAACGGTATAAAGAGCAAATTTCTTTAACAGCAATATACTCTTTTTTGAATTTTTTAACAGAATGTAATTTGGTTAATGTATATAATAAAAATAATATTAGAGAGTATGAACTGAATTTAAGCTCTCATCATGATCATTTAATTTGTGAAAAATGCAATAAAATAATTACTTTCTTTGATAAAGATATAGAAAAAAGACAACATATCGTATCCAGTAATAATAAATTTAATCTTATTGGGCATACAATGATTTTATATGGAATTTGCAAAGAATGTCAAAATATCAAAAAGTATTGA
- a CDS encoding lipid-binding SYLF domain-containing protein: MNFFKTFCVVLFIFNFLNADVIQNQNIKTAINILNDFANSKQNSLKKGDIKAIAIVPSVSKIGLLASVSKSEGIFIAKNDNGEWSNPFFINYTSGGFGPQIGITSSDLIIFFKSSRSYDKLFTDNEDTISLNFEVAAMDKGIRDGISTDFPELSAYMLIKGNSSGWFIGSSLDVARMSINRQNLNDYYERMYTYEDILNNSPKESKYTLKLKEIASKFF, from the coding sequence ATGAATTTTTTTAAAACTTTTTGTGTAGTTTTATTCATATTTAACTTTTTAAATGCTGATGTAATTCAAAATCAAAACATTAAAACAGCTATTAATATTTTAAATGATTTTGCTAATTCTAAACAGAATAGTTTAAAAAAGGGTGATATAAAAGCAATAGCTATTGTTCCAAGTGTTTCAAAAATAGGTCTTTTAGCTAGTGTATCAAAAAGCGAAGGAATTTTTATAGCTAAAAATGATAATGGTGAATGGTCAAACCCATTTTTTATAAACTATACTAGTGGTGGTTTTGGTCCACAAATTGGCATAACCTCTAGCGACCTTATTATATTTTTCAAAAGCTCAAGATCTTATGATAAATTATTTACTGATAATGAGGATACAATTAGTTTAAATTTTGAAGTAGCTGCTATGGATAAGGGTATTAGAGATGGTATTTCTACCGATTTTCCTGAACTCTCAGCTTATATGCTAATAAAAGGTAATAGTAGCGGTTGGTTTATAGGTTCTAGTCTTGATGTTGCTAGAATGAGCATAAATAGGCAAAATCTAAATGATTATTATGAAAGAATGTATACATACGAAGATATATTAAATAATAGTCCAAAAGAAAGTAAATATACTTTAAAGCTAAAAGAAATTGCTAGTAAATTTTTTTAA
- a CDS encoding trimeric intracellular cation channel family protein, which translates to MKFILFFEYIGIASAALSGFLFAIKKDCDWLGAFLASFLTALGGGILRDIMLGKSIYSFTHYTPTLIVLFVLFVANFFKIYRHREKIEKKFIFIFADAIDVICFSIVGAMVAIEHDYNIFGVAFIAFFNGVGGGILRDILLNEIPWFLTTGLYGTISFSVGICYYLLYILNLNNVFFVVLLFTLGIIFRMLAYYKGWSLPPLKK; encoded by the coding sequence ATGAAATTTATACTTTTTTTTGAATATATAGGTATAGCATCTGCGGCTCTTAGCGGGTTTTTGTTTGCTATAAAAAAAGATTGCGATTGGCTTGGAGCTTTTCTTGCATCATTTTTAACAGCTCTTGGGGGAGGAATTTTAAGAGATATAATGCTTGGTAAAAGCATATACTCTTTTACTCATTATACACCAACTCTTATTGTTTTATTTGTGCTTTTTGTTGCTAATTTCTTTAAAATTTATAGACACAGGGAGAAAATTGAGAAAAAATTTATATTTATTTTTGCTGATGCAATAGATGTTATTTGTTTTTCAATAGTTGGAGCAATGGTTGCTATAGAGCATGATTATAATATATTTGGAGTAGCATTTATAGCTTTTTTTAATGGTGTCGGCGGAGGTATATTAAGAGATATTTTACTAAATGAAATTCCGTGGTTTTTGACAACTGGTCTTTACGGCACAATTAGTTTTAGTGTTGGAATTTGTTATTACTTGTTATATATTTTAAATCTAAATAATGTTTTCTTTGTTGTGTTGCTTTTTACACTAGGAATAATATTTAGAATGCTGGCTTATTATAAAGGCTGGTCTTTACCTCCTTTAAAAAAATAG
- a CDS encoding peroxiredoxin produces the protein MLVTKKAQDFTAAAVLGNNQIVGDFNLYKNIGEKGAVVFFYPMDFTFVCPSEIIAFDKRYDEFKSRGIEVIAVSTDNEFSHFAWKETPVNKGGIGQVRFPIVADRNHEIAKAFDVLLEDAGIALRGSFLLDKDGTIRHAVVNDLPLGRNIDEMVRMVDTMIFTNEHGEVCPAGWNKGDAGMKPSTDGVADYLDKNANKL, from the coding sequence ATGTTAGTAACAAAAAAAGCACAAGATTTTACTGCCGCTGCTGTACTAGGAAACAATCAAATAGTTGGAGATTTTAATCTTTATAAAAATATAGGCGAAAAAGGCGCTGTAGTATTTTTCTACCCTATGGACTTTACATTTGTTTGTCCAAGCGAAATAATAGCTTTTGATAAAAGATATGATGAGTTTAAATCTCGTGGTATAGAGGTAATTGCTGTAAGCACAGACAATGAATTTTCTCACTTTGCTTGGAAAGAAACACCGGTAAACAAAGGCGGTATAGGCCAAGTTCGCTTCCCTATAGTGGCTGACAGAAATCATGAAATAGCAAAAGCATTTGATGTTCTTTTGGAAGATGCTGGTATAGCTCTTCGTGGATCATTCTTGCTAGACAAAGATGGAACAATTCGCCACGCGGTTGTAAACGATCTTCCTTTAGGTAGAAATATAGATGAAATGGTAAGAATGGTTGATACGATGATATTTACAAATGAGCATGGCGAAGTATGCCCAGCTGGATGGAACAAAGGTGATGCTGGCATGAAACCAAGCACAGATGGTGTTGCAGACTATCTTGACAAAAACGCTAACAAGCTATAA
- a CDS encoding PilZ domain-containing protein, translating into MIFMDEYFQTQKIVFNELKSSFIDSGLHFCEQNTKTLNKDDIAAFFEDLYCNIINEKENMSSLQNDFKKFSSENKLFKYSLDYVLINFIFLYSKKSDKDTFLKQMILRIEFIKKSMLARITLDLPSSTFKISTDTFFEHPINTFKKMKDLDKELVFLNLYDGVNVKNSGHIISTSDSSVTIQVDIIQILAMKEEGNAFILQNEFFSKHLKADIIDFNITAQTVTLSNFKRMDVMNANKRKHQRVTPNKFTKVLLKGTQDEVLGNMYDISKGGLSVLTSQDIKFKQGEEITAIFKLAPDNEDEGFDVTLNLKLVVQMNYNGFMRYCMQNSSETIEPALDNFIDKRVDDIFRELKELKKLYI; encoded by the coding sequence ATGATATTTATGGATGAATATTTTCAAACCCAAAAAATTGTATTTAATGAACTAAAGAGTAGTTTTATCGATTCTGGATTGCATTTTTGCGAGCAAAATACAAAAACTTTAAACAAAGATGATATTGCAGCTTTTTTTGAAGATTTGTATTGTAATATAATTAATGAAAAAGAAAATATGTCCTCCTTGCAAAATGATTTCAAAAAATTTAGTAGCGAGAATAAGCTTTTTAAATATAGTTTAGACTATGTATTGATAAATTTTATTTTTTTATATTCAAAAAAAAGCGATAAGGATACATTTTTAAAACAGATGATATTAAGAATAGAATTTATAAAAAAATCCATGCTTGCAAGAATAACACTTGATTTACCAAGCTCAACTTTTAAAATTAGTACTGATACTTTTTTTGAACATCCTATAAACACATTTAAAAAAATGAAAGATTTAGACAAAGAGCTTGTGTTCTTAAATTTATATGATGGTGTTAATGTAAAAAACAGTGGTCACATAATAAGCACTTCTGATTCTAGTGTTACAATACAAGTTGATATTATACAAATTTTAGCAATGAAAGAAGAAGGTAATGCCTTTATACTTCAAAATGAATTTTTCTCAAAACACTTAAAAGCAGATATTATAGATTTTAACATTACCGCTCAAACTGTTACACTAAGTAATTTTAAAAGAATGGATGTAATGAATGCTAACAAAAGAAAGCATCAACGTGTAACTCCGAATAAATTCACAAAAGTACTGCTAAAAGGAACGCAAGATGAAGTCTTGGGTAATATGTATGATATTTCAAAAGGCGGTCTTAGTGTTTTAACTTCACAAGATATTAAATTCAAGCAAGGTGAAGAGATAACGGCTATTTTTAAGCTTGCGCCAGACAATGAAGATGAAGGCTTTGATGTAACTTTAAATCTCAAGCTTGTTGTTCAAATGAATTATAATGGTTTTATGAGATATTGTATGCAAAACAGTAGCGAAACAATAGAACCTGCTTTGGATAATTTTATAGATAAAAGAGTTGATGATATTTTCAGGGAATTAAAAGAGCTAAAAAAACTATATATATGA
- a CDS encoding ATP-binding protein: MIEKNIQENLKLFYVGLENNKPFFYKNKDLTTHAAIIGMTGSGKTGLGISILEEACIDNIPSIIIDPKGDMTNLCLSFENLNRNDFLPYIDETEANNENLSKEELSEKLSKRWGDGLNSSFQDISRIKLLKESADFTIYTPKSNAGVSIALLGNFEAPNTDDDELLNSYISSITSSILSLLNVNVDETSKEHILISNIFTHKFSKNESINIQELILSILNPPFNKIGVFSLEQFYPSDERMKLGLKLNTLISSNNFKAYTQGEDLDISKLLFNKDKKAKCNIFTISHLNDSERMFFVTILLNKIVTWMRSTNGTNSLRAILYMDEIFGFFPPNANPPSKQPMLLLLKQARAFGIGCILSTQNPVDLDYRGLSNIGTWFIGRLQTEQDKQKVISGLSGISDITNKELENTISNLEKRHFLIKNINESELRLIKTRWALSYLKGPLSKEHISTLMKDKKSKDKQSNDNFSHSKPLFSSNITQIFASNNDELSGNLLATADVKFYNQKLGIDTTKKLTFIIQLDKSDTSVNWDKAIKNKKIIQLQPSKNPKFKPIPDFILNIKNTNELKKDFKNFIYQNESLTILSALGITSKLDESKEEFCLRVQDICNELLEEKTQDIMDKFKKEESKLLQKLQKVNYQLEKEENDLTSSKLDAIINIGTSIIGAFFGSKTKNPRTIASGVRKASKVIKEKNDVEMLQDLIDDINTKLDELSQTMQEEISNLKAQNDIKNIELKEIKIMPKKSDIFNEEISILWT; this comes from the coding sequence ATGATAGAAAAAAACATTCAAGAGAACTTAAAACTTTTTTATGTTGGCTTAGAAAACAACAAACCATTTTTTTATAAAAACAAAGACTTAACAACCCATGCAGCAATAATAGGAATGACAGGAAGCGGCAAAACCGGTCTTGGAATTTCTATTTTAGAAGAGGCTTGTATAGATAATATCCCGTCTATCATAATAGACCCAAAAGGTGATATGACAAACTTATGTCTATCATTTGAAAATCTAAACAGAAATGATTTTTTACCATATATAGATGAGACTGAAGCAAATAATGAAAATTTAAGCAAAGAAGAGTTGTCTGAAAAATTAAGCAAAAGATGGGGTGATGGCTTAAATTCAAGCTTTCAAGATATCTCAAGGATAAAATTACTTAAAGAAAGTGCTGATTTTACGATATACACACCAAAAAGCAATGCCGGAGTAAGCATAGCTTTGCTTGGAAATTTTGAAGCTCCGAATACCGATGATGATGAACTTTTAAACTCTTACATAAGCTCAATAACAAGCTCAATATTATCACTTTTAAATGTAAATGTGGATGAAACTTCAAAAGAACATATACTTATATCAAATATTTTTACTCATAAATTTAGCAAAAATGAAAGTATAAACATACAAGAACTAATTTTGTCTATACTAAATCCCCCATTTAACAAAATAGGTGTTTTTAGTTTAGAACAATTTTATCCAAGTGATGAGAGAATGAAGCTAGGTTTAAAACTAAACACTTTAATATCTAGCAATAATTTTAAAGCATACACACAAGGGGAAGATTTAGATATAAGTAAATTGCTTTTTAATAAAGACAAAAAAGCAAAATGTAATATCTTCACAATATCACACCTAAACGATAGCGAAAGAATGTTTTTTGTAACAATCTTGCTTAATAAAATAGTAACCTGGATGAGAAGTACAAATGGAACAAACTCATTAAGAGCTATTTTATATATGGATGAAATTTTTGGATTTTTTCCTCCAAATGCAAATCCTCCATCAAAACAACCAATGCTTCTTTTGCTAAAACAAGCAAGAGCCTTTGGTATAGGATGTATATTAAGCACACAAAATCCGGTAGATCTTGATTATAGAGGATTAAGCAATATAGGAACTTGGTTTATAGGAAGACTTCAGACCGAACAAGATAAACAAAAGGTTATATCAGGGCTAAGTGGAATATCTGATATAACCAACAAAGAGCTTGAAAACACGATATCAAATTTAGAAAAAAGACATTTTTTGATTAAAAATATCAACGAAAGCGAGCTTCGCCTTATAAAAACTCGCTGGGCTTTAAGCTATCTAAAAGGTCCTCTTTCCAAAGAACATATATCTACACTAATGAAGGATAAAAAGTCAAAAGATAAACAATCAAACGATAATTTTAGCCATTCAAAACCGCTATTTTCTAGCAATATAACACAAATATTTGCTAGCAACAATGATGAATTAAGTGGAAATTTATTAGCCACTGCTGATGTTAAATTTTACAATCAAAAACTTGGCATAGATACAACAAAAAAATTAACCTTCATAATACAATTAGACAAATCCGATACCAGTGTAAATTGGGATAAAGCTATAAAAAATAAAAAAATAATTCAATTACAGCCAAGTAAAAATCCAAAATTTAAGCCAATTCCTGATTTTATTTTAAACATAAAAAACACAAATGAATTAAAAAAAGATTTTAAAAATTTTATATACCAAAATGAAAGTTTAACGATATTATCGGCCCTTGGCATAACATCAAAATTAGATGAAAGTAAAGAGGAATTTTGTCTAAGAGTGCAAGATATTTGCAATGAATTACTTGAAGAAAAAACACAAGATATTATGGATAAGTTTAAAAAAGAAGAAAGCAAATTATTACAAAAACTTCAAAAAGTAAACTATCAATTAGAAAAAGAAGAAAACGACCTTACATCTAGTAAATTAGATGCTATTATAAATATAGGAACGAGCATTATTGGTGCATTTTTTGGCTCTAAAACAAAAAATCCAAGAACGATAGCAAGTGGAGTGAGAAAAGCAAGTAAGGTCATAAAAGAAAAAAACGATGTAGAAATGTTGCAAGATTTAATAGATGATATAAACACTAAACTAGATGAACTATCTCAAACAATGCAAGAAGAAATTTCAAACTTAAAAGCTCAAAATGATATCAAAAATATAGAGCTCAAAGAGATAAAAATTATGCCCAAAAAATCAGATATTTTCAATGAAGAAATTTCTATTTTATGGACATAA
- a CDS encoding excinuclease ABC subunit A encodes MRFLLLFLLLLSNINAVNLLTYNVYERTDRVDIMLSFDAPYEGNIFQKRDKDYTSLVLNLLNFEENINKILKSDIVQEFDFEPRQSSLILKLKSKEPILVNASKTTDGFGLRIRASLKNTPEKLANIPKASIMVGQKTKEDDGLLDSRYFLVVGVLLLLLVFLFLVKKVLLTKDGKVKNTNSMSWLIKGNNAKINIIYEKYIDRQNKVVLFSYEEKKYLVLVGSTNVLLDSFGEEKIQSQEDFAVFFEENKKKLGNFLQDRQNSLNSYKDKLSQDSF; translated from the coding sequence ATGAGATTTTTACTTTTATTTTTACTTTTATTATCAAACATCAATGCCGTAAATTTGCTTACATATAATGTTTACGAAAGAACCGATAGGGTTGATATCATGCTTAGCTTTGATGCTCCGTATGAGGGTAACATATTTCAAAAAAGAGATAAAGATTATACATCTTTGGTCTTAAATTTGCTTAATTTTGAAGAAAACATAAATAAAATTTTAAAATCAGATATAGTTCAAGAATTTGATTTTGAACCAAGACAAAGTTCTTTGATATTAAAGCTAAAATCAAAAGAGCCAATACTTGTAAATGCATCAAAAACAACAGATGGCTTTGGTCTTAGAATAAGGGCTAGCTTGAAAAATACACCAGAAAAATTGGCAAATATCCCAAAAGCTAGTATTATGGTTGGACAAAAGACAAAAGAAGATGATGGATTGCTTGATAGTAGGTATTTTTTAGTTGTAGGTGTTTTGCTATTATTGTTGGTATTTTTATTTTTAGTAAAAAAAGTTTTATTAACAAAAGATGGAAAAGTAAAAAATACAAATAGTATGTCGTGGCTTATAAAAGGCAATAATGCAAAGATAAATATAATATATGAAAAATATATAGATAGACAAAATAAGGTTGTTTTGTTTAGTTATGAAGAAAAAAAATATCTTGTTTTGGTTGGTTCTACAAATGTTTTGCTTGATAGCTTTGGAGAAGAAAAAATACAATCACAAGAGGACTTTGCTGTGTTTTTTGAAGAGAATAAAAAGAAGCTAGGTAATTTTTTACAAGATAGACAAAATAGTTTAAATAGCTATAAAGATAAGCTTAGTCAAGATTCATTTTAA
- the fliN gene encoding flagellar motor switch protein FliN codes for MTEDNEVVEIFENLGLFKSYDELMDISVDFIAELGTTTISINELLKFEPGSVIDLEKPAGESVELYINNRIFGKGEVMVYEKNLAIRINEILDSKSVIQYFKKELL; via the coding sequence ATGACTGAAGATAATGAAGTTGTAGAAATATTTGAAAATTTAGGACTTTTTAAAAGCTATGATGAGCTTATGGATATAAGTGTTGATTTTATAGCAGAACTTGGCACTACAACTATAAGTATAAATGAGCTTTTGAAATTTGAGCCAGGCTCTGTCATAGACTTAGAAAAACCAGCCGGAGAGAGTGTCGAGCTTTATATAAACAATAGAATATTTGGCAAAGGCGAAGTTATGGTGTATGAAAAAAACCTAGCCATTCGTATAAATGAGATACTAGATTCTAAATCCGTGATACAATATTTTAAAAAAGAGCTTTTATGA
- a CDS encoding restriction endonuclease, translating to MKSVIDDAVNYLCVQTLGFDVKSAKSLGKGFYGASIPLYKDDTEFNFYLFFKKDTLKNFANAFFGQDDVVEADFDDLSKEISNQIIGRVKVVLNNSNDKSQYKLGTPEFLGEVKNFNIKLDDKIIYKMKNRTFQIGYKKV from the coding sequence ATGAAATCGGTTATAGATGATGCTGTAAATTATCTTTGTGTTCAAACATTGGGATTTGATGTCAAAAGTGCAAAATCACTAGGAAAAGGCTTTTATGGAGCTAGTATACCTTTGTATAAAGATGATACAGAGTTTAATTTTTATCTTTTTTTCAAAAAAGACACACTAAAAAATTTTGCTAATGCTTTTTTTGGTCAAGATGATGTTGTTGAAGCTGATTTTGATGATTTGTCAAAAGAGATATCAAATCAAATAATTGGCAGGGTAAAAGTTGTTTTAAATAATTCAAATGATAAATCACAATACAAGCTTGGAACACCTGAGTTTTTAGGTGAAGTTAAAAACTTTAATATAAAATTAGATGATAAAATAATATATAAAATGAAAAATAGAACATTTCAAATAGGATATAAAAAAGTATGA
- a CDS encoding sulfite exporter TauE/SafE family protein: MLLFLLIFGVFIGFIAGFFGIGGGAIIVPTMLMLGFDMKAAIGVSIFQMLFSSVFGSYFNYKDGNLKLDNGVFLGLGGAVGASFSGYIVSITPDIVLKLALLSIFIISIIKLYYNPKQAKKLIISKAILFAIGIGVGALAISVGIGGSVFITPILVGFLGLDIKKASSMGLFFVIFSSFSGFLSFAYHGYIAYLDGILIGLGSIVGVFFGTRASNKIDKKLLKKYFLGLYLFMSAFLIYKIVF, encoded by the coding sequence ATGCTATTGTTTTTGCTTATTTTTGGAGTTTTTATAGGCTTCATCGCTGGTTTTTTTGGCATAGGTGGCGGGGCTATTATAGTTCCGACTATGTTAATGCTTGGTTTTGACATGAAAGCAGCAATTGGTGTAAGTATTTTTCAAATGCTTTTTAGTTCAGTTTTTGGCTCTTATTTTAATTACAAAGATGGAAATTTAAAATTAGACAATGGTGTATTTTTAGGACTTGGTGGTGCCGTTGGTGCTAGTTTTAGTGGATATATAGTGTCTATAACTCCGGATATTGTGCTAAAATTAGCCTTACTTTCAATATTTATTATTTCAATAATAAAACTTTATTATAATCCAAAACAAGCAAAAAAACTAATAATATCAAAAGCTATTTTATTTGCCATAGGTATTGGAGTTGGGGCTCTTGCCATTAGTGTTGGCATAGGTGGATCTGTATTTATTACACCGATACTTGTTGGATTTTTAGGGCTTGATATCAAAAAAGCATCTTCAATGGGTCTCTTTTTTGTTATATTTAGCTCATTTTCTGGATTTTTATCATTTGCATACCACGGATACATTGCATATTTGGATGGAATTTTGATAGGTCTTGGGTCTATCGTTGGTGTATTTTTTGGAACAAGAGCTTCAAATAAAATTGATAAAAAACTCTTAAAAAAATATTTCTTAGGACTATATCTATTTATGAGTGCATTTTTGATTTACAAGATAGTGTTTTAA
- a CDS encoding glycosyltransferase family 2 protein, with product MPAFNQQKEISRINKNYPNRHQLDASHIKLSYITHFYCNQENIDSVISLLRKYEQYSPDLLDQIEFIIVDDGSPIQYEIPEFDLNIRWLKINEDIQWNQAGARNLGATYARSDKIVMLDLDHYIHENTLWYMANKRPLGRNIYKIYRTSANNDGKIRKGHANLFFMSRARFMRFYGYDEEFAGHYGSEDFRFVKFHKAHGSKQSYLPKKYLCSTRDNNTDLKDNVNREKSYHTLKRDLSYNTPVDLRKKMENRNFGAEYGHSRIFLNFTWTILSEQYRKNIPSPKNKKWWYYLWYFRWLFGNN from the coding sequence ATGCCTGCATTTAATCAACAAAAAGAGATATCAAGAATAAACAAAAACTACCCAAACAGACATCAGCTAGATGCTTCTCATATAAAATTAAGCTACATAACCCATTTTTATTGCAATCAAGAAAATATAGACTCTGTAATATCTTTACTTAGAAAATATGAACAATATTCACCAGATTTACTAGATCAAATTGAGTTTATCATAGTAGATGATGGATCGCCAATACAATACGAAATACCAGAGTTTGATTTAAATATAAGATGGCTTAAAATAAACGAAGACATACAATGGAACCAAGCAGGCGCCAGAAATCTAGGGGCCACATATGCAAGAAGCGATAAGATTGTAATGTTAGATTTGGATCACTATATACACGAAAACACCCTTTGGTATATGGCAAATAAAAGACCTTTAGGGAGAAATATATATAAAATTTATAGAACTTCTGCCAACAATGATGGCAAAATAAGAAAAGGACATGCTAATTTATTTTTTATGAGCAGAGCTAGATTTATGAGGTTTTACGGATATGATGAAGAATTTGCAGGGCATTATGGAAGTGAAGATTTTAGATTTGTAAAATTTCATAAAGCACATGGCTCAAAACAATCATACCTCCCTAAAAAATATCTTTGCTCAACTAGAGATAACAATACTGATTTAAAAGATAATGTAAATAGAGAAAAATCTTATCATACTTTAAAAAGAGATTTATCATACAATACACCAGTAGATCTTAGAAAGAAAATGGAAAATAGAAATTTTGGGGCAGAATATGGGCATTCTAGAATTTTTCTTAATTTTACATGGACAATTTTAAGCGAACAATATAGAAAAAATATACCTAGTCCTAAAAACAAAAAATGGTGGTATTATTTATGGTATTTTCGTTGGTTATTTGGAAACAACTAA
- a CDS encoding 3'-5' exonuclease encodes MAKNCICVFDCETIPDVDLLRRVYGFDGDDMDVSLQAFEYQKSISGSEFLPVMFHKVVAISAVIADEYGKFERVNTMEGEDERDILSKFINFINRLNPRLVSFNGRGFDLPMIMTRAMRYNLTANAYYETDNKELNKNKWENYRSRYDARFHLDLLDHISDFGAVRGLKLDLLCASLNLPGKYDVHGDQVLQLYYENEIFKINEYCESDVLNTYWLFLKFELLQGHVTLDDYAHFLNTMSNFLNTNCKNKNYTDIFCDFISQELYRLQNKDGYKYISKINKTAFDEDIQRVSLENLDEHMAKNGLENVLKKASELKPSNAKIKIDEQIPEINLDDE; translated from the coding sequence ATGGCAAAAAATTGTATTTGTGTGTTTGATTGTGAGACTATTCCTGATGTAGATTTATTAAGGCGAGTTTATGGCTTTGATGGTGATGATATGGATGTAAGCTTGCAAGCATTTGAGTATCAAAAAAGTATAAGCGGTAGCGAGTTTTTGCCGGTTATGTTTCATAAAGTTGTGGCTATCTCTGCTGTTATAGCTGATGAGTATGGTAAATTTGAGCGAGTTAATACTATGGAAGGCGAAGATGAGAGGGATATACTTTCTAAGTTTATAAACTTTATAAATAGACTAAATCCACGCCTTGTTAGCTTTAATGGAAGAGGGTTTGATTTGCCTATGATAATGACTAGGGCGATGAGGTATAATTTAACCGCAAATGCTTATTATGAAACCGATAATAAAGAGCTTAATAAAAATAAATGGGAAAATTATCGTTCAAGATATGATGCTAGATTTCATCTTGATTTACTTGATCATATTAGTGATTTTGGTGCAGTGAGAGGGCTTAAGCTTGATCTGCTTTGTGCGAGTTTAAATCTACCGGGAAAATATGATGTTCATGGAGATCAAGTCTTACAGCTTTATTATGAAAATGAAATTTTTAAAATAAACGAATATTGTGAATCGGATGTTTTAAATACATATTGGCTATTTTTGAAATTTGAACTTTTACAAGGACATGTAACGCTTGATGATTATGCTCATTTTTTAAACACTATGAGTAATTTTTTAAACACTAATTGCAAAAATAAAAACTATACGGATATTTTTTGTGATTTTATATCTCAAGAACTTTATAGATTGCAAAATAAAGATGGTTATAAATATATAAGCAAGATAAATAAAACAGCTTTTGATGAGGATATCCAAAGAGTTTCACTTGAAAATTTAGATGAGCATATGGCTAAAAATGGACTTGAAAATGTATTAAAAAAAGCCAGTGAGTTAAAACCATCTAATGCGAAGATAAAAATAGATGAGCAAATTCCTGAGATAAACTTAGATGATGAGTAG